The following DNA comes from Hordeum vulgare subsp. vulgare chromosome 3H, MorexV3_pseudomolecules_assembly, whole genome shotgun sequence.
TACAAAAAAGTCCCTCCGTTTTCAGTTAATCAACCCGTGGTCCTTTCTTAAGTGAGAAAGACGTTTTGGCGTGCCACTTTTATAAAAAGAGTCCCTGATGTTTCCTCACATCAACCCGCAGTCCGtatttaagtcagaaaacgaatcgttttttacaTTTTACACAAATCCCCCTATATTTAATCCAAACTAACCCGCAGTCTAGGGGCTCTTTCTCCAATCTCCACCAACTACCCCGGCGAGGACGAGGAGAGGAGCTCCCATGGCGGAGGCGGCACGGAAGCAGCGGAGCACCGCTGCGCCCCGCCCCGTCCGCTGCATCGTGAAGCTAGGTGCTCCCTCCAGCCgtattttcctttcctttcatTGTGTGCTTCTGTACCGGCATACGCCTCTCCGGCCGGTGCTGATTCGACGAACCCTGTGCCGACGCAGGCGGAGCGGCCATCACGAACAAGGGGGAGTTGGAGAGCATCGACGAGGAGAGCCTGCGGTCGGCGTGCGCGCAACTGCGGCACGCCATGTCCGGCGGCACCTCCTCGGAGAAGGTTATGGGGATGGACTGGAGCAGGAGGCCCGGCGATCCGGCGGACCCGGGCGTGGACGCGGAGGGGTTCGCGGGCATGGCGGGGCTGGGCCTCGACAGCAACTTCGTAGTCGTCCACGACGCCGATATACATAGCTcggaacctctgttgcttctgggcACTGGTTCCCTGTCTCAGGCTTGCTGATGTGCTGAACTGGGTGATTTGGGGTGTAGAATCCACATGAACTGATGAACATGGTTTGGGATGTTATGTGCTGTCAGAATCGATGCTAACTACCAAGTACCCGTGAAATGCCTCTCAGTAAACAAGTTCAGATTATAAAATGCAAACAACCTGCTTCGAAGATATTTAGCATACCATGGGTCTGAATGATAGTCTCTACGTTCTGTCTGGAGGATAGTGCTGAACAACTAGGGGAATTGGTCAGTTTTAATGCTCCATGGCACCTGGAATCCCTGTAACTATAGTTGCGTTGTTAGAGATTGAGTTGGTAAATTCGTGTTCATAGTATCAAGATTATAATAGTCCCCTAACCTGAATTTACTACTTCAGATTCTTTTGGTGACTTCCAAGCAAGTAGATCTGGAGTACATAAAGGAGGGTTGCATTCAACACTAGTGAAAGCTGGCTTTGTGGCTACAAGAATTTTAGTACGGTGCAGTTCTAAAATTTCACTGTCATGTGGATATCGTAACTTCCACATAAATATTCTTCCGGATCTCGTGGATGTACGCCATGCTTCCTTGATGCAATGCTTAAACAATCTTTTAATAATATTTATATTGTAACATAGGTGACTTCTCTCAACCAGGAAATTGTTAGAACCTTGGCAAGAGGTACACTACAAAGAAACGAAGATATTGCGCTTTATGCTAATAATACATATGCATGCTTTGTTATGGTAACCTTTTATGGTTAACTAGAGGATTTGATTCACACTTCAGTTAATGCAGATGAGATGACAAGGTTGACTGCATGAGTTTTTCTCATTACAATGATGCGGTCCTTTGTTAAAGGATTTAATGCATCTCGATAAATTCTAAGCTATACTGTATTTTTGATGTTCCTAGATACCCAAGCAAGGAAGACAAAGATAATGGGTGGAGTAAGAAGAACAAAAGTGAGTTAAATGTGAACAAAAATCCGTAATGCTGTCTGACCTGCACAAGGATCCTAAGGGTACATATTTGACATGTTCGATAATACTGCATCATTAGAATATCTATGCCTTCGAGTCCGATTCTCACGCCTTgcattctcccgttgcaacgcacgggctcttttgctagtactaAATAATGTCGCTAATTACCATGGAGTGAACAGATTGTTAGTCTAGTTGCTAATTATAGCGGTGTCAATTCAACTTTTAGCATACTATGTAAAGTTCTTCGGATGAGGAAGGATGAGCAAGGTAAAGTACAACATGTGAACTTTGGTGAAGACGTCTCAACCTCCAAACAGGAGGCCCGCGAGGTTTATGTTGATTGTGTAGTAGAGTACATGTTGGTTTGGTTAGAATCTCTAACCATAGAAAGAGTTTACAAGAGATAGAGACGAAGGGATAAAAAGATAAAGAGATAAGAGAGAATCCCTAACTTTCTCCTACTCCTAGACGTGTAGTACAAGGCTAACAACGTCGGTACATAATAAGCACATAAGCACATAacaaatttgcatgatttaaaataaataaataaacacaaACAAGTACTTCCTCCGATTCAAAATAAGTGTCATGGTTTCAGTTTAATTTTG
Coding sequences within:
- the LOC123440379 gene encoding isopentenyl phosphate kinase-like, whose amino-acid sequence is MAEAARKQRSTAAPRPVRCIVKLGGAAITNKGELESIDEESLRSACAQLRHAMSGGTSSEKVMGMDWSRRPGDPADPGVDAEGFAGMAGLGLDSNFVVVHDADIHSSEPLLLLGTGSLSQAC